One Coffea arabica cultivar ET-39 chromosome 5e, Coffea Arabica ET-39 HiFi, whole genome shotgun sequence DNA segment encodes these proteins:
- the LOC113687733 gene encoding peptide-N4-(N-acetyl-beta-glucosaminyl)asparagine amidase A-like isoform X2, with product MEFSGRLGRTSPEVGDEGYWFRIQNESDIHSRGVRIPQNTYRAVVEIYVSFHGDDEFWYSNPPDSYLKVANDDEAQHVNPSDSYANMNKVTMGRGHGAYREVLVMIDGNLVGSVVPFPVIFTGGINPLFWEPVVSIGAFDLPSYDAELTPYLGLLLDGKVHSFSLRVADGISFWLVDANLHLWLDAGSEEVLAGIAFSSPEFSLERELKFAGLDGKFQIEAERETKICGWVSSTAGNFTTSVSQKLKFKNSIKFYNNGTRKLVKQKVKDKIEVRIESGTGHRILHTKTKRTYPLKITTETLPGGNNTYSMIARVKNSVKEKKTVGGAKSTLQNSQKSSGWMSVKDHEVLSGGASTEQNYSYEDGLECYSRVVEAENGTLLKDAARILCATSS from the exons ATGGAATTTTCTGGACGGTTAGGAAGGACGTCACCAG AGGTTGGAGATGAAGGGTATTGGTTTAGGATTCAGAATGAATCAGATATTCATTCCAGAGGAGTTCGAATTCCTCAGAATACATATAGAGCTGTGGTTGAAATTTACGTGTCATTTCATGGGGATGACGAGTTTTGGTACTCTAACCCTCCTGATTCATACTTAAAGGTGGCAAATGATGATGAGGCTCAGCATGTGAATCCTTCTGATTCATATGCAAACATGAATAAGGTGACTATGGGGCGAGGCCACGGTGCTTACCGTGAAGTTTTGGTGATGATTGATGGGAATCTTGTTGGATCAGTGGTACCTTTTCCGGTGATATTCACTGGTGGAATTAATCCCTTATTTTGGGAGCCAGTGGTTTCCATTGGAGCATTTGATCTTCCTTCATATGATGCAGAGTTGACACCCTATTTAGGCTTGCTTCTCGACGGGAAGGTGCATTCTTTTTCGCTTCGAGTGGCCGATGGTATTTCATTTTGGCTTGTGGATGCAAATTTGCATCTCTGGTTGGATGCTGGTTCAGAGGAGGTtctggctggaattgcttttaGTTCTCCCGAGTTTTCTTTAGAGCGTGAATTGAAGTTTGCTGGGCTTGATGGAAAGTTTCAAATCGAGGCAGAGAGGGAGACTAAGATTTGTGGCTGGGTGAGCTCAACTGCTGGCAATTTTACTACCTCAGTTTCGCAAAAGTTGAAGTTCAAGAACTCTATAAAGTTTTATAACAATGGCACTCGGAAATTGGTTAAGCAGAAAGTGAAGGACAAGATTGAAGTGAGGATTGAATCTGGTACCGGTCACAGGATTCTCCATACAAAGACTAAAAGAACTTATCCGCTAAAAATTACCACTGAAACACTTCCTGGGGGAAATAATACTTATTCGATGATCGCTAGAGTGAAAAATTCGGTGAAGGAGAAGAAGACTGTGGGGGGTGCTAAAAGCACTTTGCAAAACAGCCAGAAGTCGAGTGGGTGGATGTCTGTCAAGGATCATGAAGTCCTTTCTGGTGGTGCAAGTACTGAGCAAAATTACAGTTACGAGGATGGGTTAGAATGCTACTCGCGGGTAGTTGAAGCTGAAAATGGTACTCTTCTTAAGGACGCTGCTAGAATTCTATGTGCAACTTCCTCTTAA
- the LOC113687733 gene encoding peptide-N4-(N-acetyl-beta-glucosaminyl)asparagine amidase A-like isoform X1, with product MQTFFLSLILLCLTIPLQSRTLPFHQSHFTKRSFHQNDRNVASPQEYFEVTKPLPFDGAHATCTLPILTHNFSNTYGLPPFSVPYFPPLNCIWTHVTLEIQASCQGEQHDRIAALWLGGAELIRTSTAEPTADGIFWTVRKDVTRYSSLLSQNNLTLSVMLENIVNEVFTGVYQVNVTFLYYDANAKNVKPLLALPSENYWPSSRKLKSVYNPLEPLVDSEKGSFDLLYEKPADLIIPISEVGDEGYWFRIQNESDIHSRGVRIPQNTYRAVVEIYVSFHGDDEFWYSNPPDSYLKVANDDEAQHVNPSDSYANMNKVTMGRGHGAYREVLVMIDGNLVGSVVPFPVIFTGGINPLFWEPVVSIGAFDLPSYDAELTPYLGLLLDGKVHSFSLRVADGISFWLVDANLHLWLDAGSEEVLAGIAFSSPEFSLERELKFAGLDGKFQIEAERETKICGWVSSTAGNFTTSVSQKLKFKNSIKFYNNGTRKLVKQKVKDKIEVRIESGTGHRILHTKTKRTYPLKITTETLPGGNNTYSMIARVKNSVKEKKTVGGAKSTLQNSQKSSGWMSVKDHEVLSGGASTEQNYSYEDGLECYSRVVEAENGTLLKDAARILCATSS from the coding sequence ATGCAAACTTTTTTCCTCTCACTGATCCTCTTGTGCCTCACTATTCCACTTCAGTCCAGAACGCTACCCTTCCATCAATCCCACTTTACAAAACGCTCTTTCCATCAAAATGATCGCAACGTTGCCTCACCGCAAGAATATTTTGAAGTCACCAAGCCACTTCCCTTCGACGGCGCCCACGCAACATGCACTCTCCCAATCCTCACTCACAATTTCAGCAACACTTACGGCCTTCCCCCCTTCTCCGTTCCTTACTTTCCGCCCCTGAATTGCATCTGGACTCACGTCACTCTCGAGATCCAAGCCTCTTGTCAAGGGGAGCAACACGACCGCATAGCCGCTCTCTGGCTCGGTGGAGCCGAGCTGATCCGCACCAGCACGGCTGAGCCCACAGCTGATGGAATTTTCTGGACGGTTAGGAAGGACGTCACCAGGTATTCTTCTCTTTTATCACAGAACAACCTTACTCTCTCCGTCATGCTTGAAAACATCGTTAATGAAGTCTTTACTGGCGTTTACCAAGTTAATGTTACCTTCCTTTACTATGATGCTAACGCCAAAAATGTTAAGCCTTTGTTAGCTTTGCCTTCAGAGAATTACTGGCCTAGTAGTAGGAAATTGAAATCTGTGTACAACCCTTTAGAACCACTGGTGGATTCTGAAAAGGGTTCCTTTGATTTACTATATGAGAAACCAGCGGATTTGATCATTCCTATTTCAGAGGTTGGAGATGAAGGGTATTGGTTTAGGATTCAGAATGAATCAGATATTCATTCCAGAGGAGTTCGAATTCCTCAGAATACATATAGAGCTGTGGTTGAAATTTACGTGTCATTTCATGGGGATGACGAGTTTTGGTACTCTAACCCTCCTGATTCATACTTAAAGGTGGCAAATGATGATGAGGCTCAGCATGTGAATCCTTCTGATTCATATGCAAACATGAATAAGGTGACTATGGGGCGAGGCCACGGTGCTTACCGTGAAGTTTTGGTGATGATTGATGGGAATCTTGTTGGATCAGTGGTACCTTTTCCGGTGATATTCACTGGTGGAATTAATCCCTTATTTTGGGAGCCAGTGGTTTCCATTGGAGCATTTGATCTTCCTTCATATGATGCAGAGTTGACACCCTATTTAGGCTTGCTTCTCGACGGGAAGGTGCATTCTTTTTCGCTTCGAGTGGCCGATGGTATTTCATTTTGGCTTGTGGATGCAAATTTGCATCTCTGGTTGGATGCTGGTTCAGAGGAGGTtctggctggaattgcttttaGTTCTCCCGAGTTTTCTTTAGAGCGTGAATTGAAGTTTGCTGGGCTTGATGGAAAGTTTCAAATCGAGGCAGAGAGGGAGACTAAGATTTGTGGCTGGGTGAGCTCAACTGCTGGCAATTTTACTACCTCAGTTTCGCAAAAGTTGAAGTTCAAGAACTCTATAAAGTTTTATAACAATGGCACTCGGAAATTGGTTAAGCAGAAAGTGAAGGACAAGATTGAAGTGAGGATTGAATCTGGTACCGGTCACAGGATTCTCCATACAAAGACTAAAAGAACTTATCCGCTAAAAATTACCACTGAAACACTTCCTGGGGGAAATAATACTTATTCGATGATCGCTAGAGTGAAAAATTCGGTGAAGGAGAAGAAGACTGTGGGGGGTGCTAAAAGCACTTTGCAAAACAGCCAGAAGTCGAGTGGGTGGATGTCTGTCAAGGATCATGAAGTCCTTTCTGGTGGTGCAAGTACTGAGCAAAATTACAGTTACGAGGATGGGTTAGAATGCTACTCGCGGGTAGTTGAAGCTGAAAATGGTACTCTTCTTAAGGACGCTGCTAGAATTCTATGTGCAACTTCCTCTTAA